The Vigna unguiculata cultivar IT97K-499-35 chromosome 6, ASM411807v1, whole genome shotgun sequence genome contains a region encoding:
- the LOC114188211 gene encoding dormancy-associated protein 1-like, whose translation MVLLEKLWDDVVAGPQPERGLGKLRKLTTLKTDEGESSKLQKSLSMPTSPTTPLTPSTPTTPGSGRKSDNVWRSVFHPGSNSATKTIGAQMFDKPLPNTPTVYDWLYSGETRSRHR comes from the exons ATGGTTCTGCTAGAGAAGCTCTGGGATGATGTTGTCGCTGGCCCTCAACCCGAGCGTGGCCTTGGCAAGCTCAGAAAACTCACCACCCTCAAAACTG ATGAAGGAGAAAGTAGCAAGTTGCAGAAGAGCTTGTCCATGCCGACATCACCGACAACCCCTTTGACTCCGTCCACACCTACGACACCGGGATCGGGTCGGAAATCTGACAACGTTTGGAGGAGCGTGTTCCATCCTGGGAGCAACTCTGCCACCAAGACCATCGGTGCTCAGATGTTTGACAAACCTCTTCCCAACACTCCCACTGTCTACGATtg GCTGTACAGTGGAGAGACCAGGAGCAGGCACCGCTGA
- the LOC114187318 gene encoding uncharacterized protein DDB_G0290301 isoform X2: MSLPDSPVPDNIETDPSEDEEEVEEEIEEEEAEEEVEEEEIEEEVEEEDVEEEVEEEEVEEVYEEEVEEEEVEEVEEEEEVEEMELEEEEEEEQEVEEVEVEEEEIEGEEVEEEEEEVEVEVEEEEEEEEEEGEQEVEEGEEEVQEEEGEEEKQEQAVENKKEEQQQQQREAVEEKKEEHPQQQEKVTKEKKEEQRQQPEEAVEEKKKEQEQQQEEAVEEKKKEQQLQQEAMKEKEGQQKGVEAVGEDRLALTGSPPDADEGPKDLSVHMESKEQDKNLGPDYSVAENPEVIPPSSVHCMEENDAMLKISVPSCEILTSKKEELHLKYDISSHSKSTENLTNVENCRSQGLEVDGENAGSLLQKETQDGYSELGCNSKASLCHDNDINSRVRDTKSSSVTGQDMVIGLLPKDCIVEDASGDQNSRNNIKQLEMESRDDMKQTLSRTRSMSPSAEIKNRNKRPKIICDFFAKGWCIRGSSCSFLHTIDTVDKTDQEAEADLVTTHQKRKLKVEEGVRENVQRIRMNEQEQTPSWHPSQEKQNFTPRDNLFPENRFAFSSTSNCFNPKQDGMATLRNQHMYKGYASTLLSHSPNSSLVTQFPASSMSLSQRISSQSACSLPFSSSLGAGNLNAQTLTSKSTFSGSGREDFPLVSSSSVPSYPTGYKSKICSYDWEPSVPFRPSFFITPMNVSSPADLYDPLRDSIEIPNIGDGSLKASLLIQGSNVLASSQAPIYGDSAGIGKYTSSVNDDKSSVSSHNKFYENEPNKNSVPHEKDYLPNETEITSGTYSNYQNGKIGTGQNTFDVADSTKKEREMTEHDARRHGEGSGHKTKRGDRDKKNHEIDVDFQMDGSMQKEPKALKMLRAALVDHVKELLKPVWHEGRLSKDAHIMIVRKSVDKVVSTIEPHQIPTIDTAKQYVSSSRAKIAKLVNGYVNKYGKS, from the exons ATGTCTCTCCCTGATTCTCCTGTGCCCGATAATATCGAGACCGATCCTTCTGAAGACGAGGAAGAAGTCGAAGAAGAAATAGAGGAGGAGGAAGCTGAAGAAGAAGTGGAAGAAGAGGAGATTGAGGAAGAAGTAGAAGAGgaagatgttgaagaagagGTAGAGGAGGAAGAGGTTGAGGAAGTATATGAGGAAGAAGTGGAGGAGGAAGAGGTCGAGGAAGTAGAGGAGGAAGAGGAAGTGGAAGAGATGGAGttagaagaagaggaagaggaagaacaAGAAGTAGAGGAAGtggaagtagaagaagaagaaatagagggagaagaagtagaagaagaagaagaagaagtagaagttgaggtagaggaagaggaagaggaagaggaagaggagggAGAACAAGAAGTAGAAGAAGGGGAGGAAGAAGTCCAAGAGgaggaaggagaagaagagaaaCAAGAACAAGCAGTGGAGAATAAGAAAGAAGagcaacaacagcaacaaaGAGAAGCAGTGGAGGAGAAGAAGGAAGAGCACCCACAACAACAAGAAAAAGTAAcgaaggagaagaaggaagagCAACGACAGCAACCAGAAGAAGCAgtggaggagaagaagaaagagcAAGAACAGCAACAAGAAGAAGCTgtggaggagaagaagaaagagcaacaattgcaacaagaaGCAATGAAAGAGAAGGAGGGACAACAAAAAGGAGTAGAAGCAGTGGGGGAGGACAGATTGGCGTTGACAGGTTCTCCACCCGATGCTGATGAGGGTCCGAAAG ATTTGAGCGTACATATGGAGTCTAAGGAGCAAGACAAAAACTTGGGGCCAGATTATTCTGTGGCTGAAAACCCTGAAGTAATTCCACCATCTAGTGTGCATTGCATGGAAGAGAATGATGCCATGCTCAAAATATCTGTTCCTTCATGTGAGATACTGACATCGAAAAAGGAAGAGCTTCACCTGAAGTATGACATTTCAAGTCATTCGAAGTCAACAGAAAATCTGACTAATGTTGAAAATTGTAGAAGTCAAGGACTAGAAGTTGACGGTGAAAATGCTGGATCCCTTCTGCAGAAGGAAACACAAGATGGATACAGTGAGTTAGGTTGCAATAGCAAGGCTAGTTTATGTCATGATAATGATATTAATTCCAGGGTCAGGGACACCAAGTCATCTAGTGTCACTGGACAAGATATGGTCATTGGCCTCCTTCCAAAAGATTGTATTGTTGAGGATGCTAGTGGTGATCAGAATTCTAGGAACAATATCAAGCAGTTAGAGATGGAGTCAAGGGATGATATGAAGCAAACACTATCAAG GACTAGAAGTATGTCTCCGAGTGCTGAGATTAAGAACAGAAACAAACGACCAAAAATTATATGTGACTTTTTTGCTAAGGGATGGTGTATCAGAGGTAGTTCTTGTAGCTTTCTTCATACAATAGATACTGTGGATAAGACAGATCAGGAGGCTGAAGCTGACTTAGTTACTACTcatcagaagagaaaattgaaaGTGGAAGAAG GTGTTAGGGAAAATGTTCAGAGAATAAGGATG AATGAGCAGGAACAAACTCCTAGTTGGCATCCATCTCAAGAAAAACAGAACTTTACGCCGAGGGACAACTTGTTTCCAGAGAATAGATTTGCATTTAGTTCAACAAGCAATTGTTTCAATCCAAAGCAGGATGGAATGGCTACTCTTCGGAACCAACATATGTACAAAGGATATGCTTCCACTCTTCTGAGCCATTCACCAAATTCAAGCCTGGTTACTCAATTTCCAGCTTCAAGTATGTCACTCTCTCAGCGGATTTCTTCTCAATCAGCATGTTCATTGCCTTTTAGTTCATCTCTGGGGGCTGGTAATCTGAACGCTCAAACGCTCACATCTAAGTCCACTTTCTCTGGTTCAGGGCGGGAAGATTTTCCTCTGGTTAGTTCTTCCAGCGTTCCATCTTATCCCACTGGATATAAATCAAAAATCTGTTCTTATGATTGGGAACCTTCTGTACCCTTCCGGCCATCCTTTTTTATTACTCCCATGAATGTATCATCTCCTGCAGATCTTTACGACCCTCTTCGAGATAGCATAGAGATACCTAATATAGGGGATGGGTCTTTGAAGGCTTCCCTTTTAATTCAAGGATCTAACGTACTGGCTTCATCACAGGCTCCAATATATGGTGATTCTGCTGGGATTGGGAAATACACGTCCAGTGTTAATGATGACAAAAGTTCTGTATCTtctcataataaattttatgaaaatgagCCAAACAAAAATTCTGTTCCTCATGAAAAAGATTATCTTCCAAATGAAACAGAGATAACGTCGGGAACTTATTCAAACTATCAAAATGGTAAAATTGGCACAGGACAAAATACCTTTGACGTTGCAGATAGTACtaaaaaggagagagaaatgACTGAACATGATGCTAGACGACATGGTGAAGGATCAGGGCATAAAACAAAGAGAGGAGACAGGGATAAGAAAAATCATGAAATAGATGTTGACTTTCAGATGGATGGCAGCATGCAGAAGGAACCAAAGGCACTAAAAATGTTACGTGCAGCTCTTGTTGATCACGTAAAAGAGTTGTTAAAACCAGTTTGGCATGAGGGTCGTCTTAGCAAGGATGCACATATTATGATAGTCAGAAAATCAGTTGACAAGGTTGTTAGCACCATAGAGCCCCATCAGATTCCTACCATAGATACTGCCAAGCAATATGTTTCTTCAAGTCGGGCAAAAATTGCAAAGCTGGTCAAT GGATACGTCAACAAATATGGCAAATCTTGA
- the LOC114188129 gene encoding receptor-like protein 4 has protein sequence MANIATFRFLLLWTLFLCFAFTTRAAQRGPYGMHISCGARHDVQTKPTTTLWYKDFGYTGGIPTNASTTSYIAPPLKTLRYFPLSEGLSNCYNINRVPKGRYSIRIFFGLVAHTTVTDEPLFDISIQGTQIYSLKSGWTTQDDQAFTEAQVSLMDGSVSICFHGTGHGDPAILSIEILQIDDKAYYFGPDWSEGVMLRTVKRLSCGFGQSKFGVDYGADPRGGDRYWQHIKTFGGDSDQPRSVETRIKQASHPPNFYPETLYRSALVSTSSQPDLTYTLDVDPNKNYSVWLHFAEIDNSVTATGQRVFDIMINGDVAFRNVDIVKMSGDRYSALVLNRTVTVNGRTLTVTLSPIKGSFAIISAIEILEVITAESKTLSDEVMALQTLKKALGLPPRFGWNGDPCVPQQHPWTGADCRLDKSSSKWVIDGLGLGNQGLKGYLPNDISRLHNLQILNLSGNGIRGAIPSPLGTITSLQVLDLSYNFFNGSIPESLGQLTSLQRLNLNGNLLSGRVPATLGGRLLHGASFNFTDNAGLCGIPGLPTCGPHLSAGAKVGIGLGASFTFLLLIIGSVCWWKRRQNILRVQQIAARAAPYAKARTQFSRDIQMARHNNNNNYGNAHTAAENGPILLSR, from the exons ATGGCGAACATAGCAACGTTTCGATTCCTTCTGCTGTGGACGCTTTTCCTCTGCTTTGCCTTTACTACGCGTGCAGCTCAACGAG GGCCATATGGCATGCATATAAGCTGTGGGGCTCGTCATGATGTTCAAACAAAACCAACCACTACCCTTTGGTATAAAGACTTTGGTTATACAGGAGGTATTCCCACCAATGCATCTACGACAAGTTACATTGCCCCCCCTCTGAAGACTCTTCGCTATTTCCCCTTGTCTGAAGGTCTTTCAAATTGCTATAACATAAACAGGGTGCCAAAAGGGCGCTACTCAATCAGGATCTTTTTTGGACTTGTTGCACACACTACAGTTACCGATGAACCTCTATTTGACATCTCAATTCAAGGAACACAAATATATTCTTTGAAATCAGGCTGGACCACTCAGGACGATCAAGCATTTACCGAAGCCCAAGTATCTCTTATGGATGGTTCAGTATCAATCTGTTTCCATGGCACAGGTCACGGAGATCCGGCAATTCTTTCGATCGAGATTCTTCAAATTGATGATAAAGCTTATTATTTTGGACCGGATTGGAGTGAAGGGGTAATGCTTAGAACAGTCAAAAGATTGAGTTGTGGGTTTGGACAGTCAAAATTTGGTGTGGATTATGGTGCAGATCCTCGGGGAGGGGACAGATATTGGCAGCATATTAAAACTTTTGGCGGGGATTCTGATCAGCCGAGATCTGTTGAGACTAGAATCAAACAGGCTTCACATCCACCAAACTTTTATCCCGAAACTCTTTATCGATCAGCTCTTGTCAGCACTAGTAGCCAGCCTGATTTAACATATACATTGGATGTGGATCCCAACAAAAACTATTCTGTTTGGTTACATTTTGCTGAGATTGATAACTCAGTGACAGCTACAGGACAAAGAGTCTTTGACATTATGATAAATGGAGATGTTGCTTTTAGAAATGTCGACATTGTGAAAATGAGTGGCGATCGTTATAGTGCTCTTGTGCTTAATAGAACTGTTACTGTTAATGGGAGAACTTTGACTGTAACTTTGAGCCCAATAAAAGGTAGTTTTGCCATAATCAGTGCAATTGAGATATTGGAGGTTATAACGGCTGAATCAAAAACATTATCAGATGAAG TTATGGCTTTACAAACGTTGAAGAAGGCTTTGGGGCTTCCTCCCAGGTTTGGGTGGAATGGTGATCCATGTGTTCCCCAGCAACACCCGTGGACTGGAGCAGATTGCAGATTGGACAAAAGTAGCAGCAAATGGGTCATTGATGGACT GGGTCTTGGCAATCAAGGTCTGAAGGGCTATTTGCCAAATGACATTTCCAGACTGCATAATCTACAAATCCT AAACTTGAGTGGAAACGGCATTCGTGGGGCTATTCCATCCCCACTTGGAACAATAACTAGCTTGCAAGTGCT TGACCTATCCTACAACTTCTTCAATGGATCGATTCCTGAAAGCCTTGGACAATTGACATCATTACAGAGACT GAACCTTAATGGGAACTTACTGTCTGGAAGGGTCCCAGCGACTCTAGGAGGAAGACTTCTACATGGGGCAAGCTTTAA TTTTACTGATAATGCAGGTCTATGCGGCATACCTGGATTACCCACTTGTGGACCTCACCTTTCTGCCGGTGCTAAAGTTGGTATTGGCCTAGGTGCTTCTTTTACTTTTCTACTTCTTATTATTGGTTCAGTTTGCTGGTGGAAACGGCGGCAGAATATCCTCCGAGTTCAGCAAATAGCAG CGAGGGCAGCTCCATATGCGAAAGCTAGGACCCAATTTTCACGTGACATCCAGATGGCAAGgcataataacaataataattatggcAATGCTCACACTGCTGCCGAGAATGGGCCTATCTTGCTTTCACGATGA
- the LOC114187318 gene encoding ras guanine nucleotide exchange factor P isoform X3 has protein sequence MSLPDSPVPDNIETDPSEDEEEVEEEIEEEEAEEEVEEEEIEEEVEEEDVEEEVEEEEVEEVYEEEVEEEEVEEVEEEEEVEEMELEEEEEEEQEVEEVEVEEEEIEGEEVEEEEEEVEVEVEEEEEEEEEEGEQEVEEGEEEVQEEEGEEEKQEQAVENKKEEQQQQQREAVEEKKEEHPQQQEKVTKEKKEEQRQQPEEAVEEKKKEQEQQQEEAVEEKKKEQQLQQEAMKEKEGQQKGVEAVGEDRLALTGSPPDADEDLSVHMESKEQDKNLGPDYSVAENPEVIPPSSVHCMEENDAMLKISVPSCEILTSKKEELHLKYDISSHSKSTENLTNVENCRSQGLEVDGENAGSLLQKETQDGYSELGCNSKASLCHDNDINSRVRDTKSSSVTGQDMVIGLLPKDCIVEDASGDQNSRNNIKQLEMESRDDMKQTLSSRTRSMSPSAEIKNRNKRPKIICDFFAKGWCIRGSSCSFLHTIDTVDKTDQEAEADLVTTHQKRKLKVEEGVRENVQRIRMNEQEQTPSWHPSQEKQNFTPRDNLFPENRFAFSSTSNCFNPKQDGMATLRNQHMYKGYASTLLSHSPNSSLVTQFPASSMSLSQRISSQSACSLPFSSSLGAGNLNAQTLTSKSTFSGSGREDFPLVSSSSVPSYPTGYKSKICSYDWEPSVPFRPSFFITPMNVSSPADLYDPLRDSIEIPNIGDGSLKASLLIQGSNVLASSQAPIYGDSAGIGKYTSSVNDDKSSVSSHNKFYENEPNKNSVPHEKDYLPNETEITSGTYSNYQNGKIGTGQNTFDVADSTKKEREMTEHDARRHGEGSGHKTKRGDRDKKNHEIDVDFQMDGSMQKEPKALKMLRAALVDHVKELLKPVWHEGRLSKDAHIMIVRKSVDKVVSTIEPHQIPTIDTAKQYVSSSRAKIAKLVNGYVNKYGKS, from the exons ATGTCTCTCCCTGATTCTCCTGTGCCCGATAATATCGAGACCGATCCTTCTGAAGACGAGGAAGAAGTCGAAGAAGAAATAGAGGAGGAGGAAGCTGAAGAAGAAGTGGAAGAAGAGGAGATTGAGGAAGAAGTAGAAGAGgaagatgttgaagaagagGTAGAGGAGGAAGAGGTTGAGGAAGTATATGAGGAAGAAGTGGAGGAGGAAGAGGTCGAGGAAGTAGAGGAGGAAGAGGAAGTGGAAGAGATGGAGttagaagaagaggaagaggaagaacaAGAAGTAGAGGAAGtggaagtagaagaagaagaaatagagggagaagaagtagaagaagaagaagaagaagtagaagttgaggtagaggaagaggaagaggaagaggaagaggagggAGAACAAGAAGTAGAAGAAGGGGAGGAAGAAGTCCAAGAGgaggaaggagaagaagagaaaCAAGAACAAGCAGTGGAGAATAAGAAAGAAGagcaacaacagcaacaaaGAGAAGCAGTGGAGGAGAAGAAGGAAGAGCACCCACAACAACAAGAAAAAGTAAcgaaggagaagaaggaagagCAACGACAGCAACCAGAAGAAGCAgtggaggagaagaagaaagagcAAGAACAGCAACAAGAAGAAGCTgtggaggagaagaagaaagagcaacaattgcaacaagaaGCAATGAAAGAGAAGGAGGGACAACAAAAAGGAGTAGAAGCAGTGGGGGAGGACAGATTGGCGTTGACAGGTTCTCCACCCGATGCTGATGAGG ATTTGAGCGTACATATGGAGTCTAAGGAGCAAGACAAAAACTTGGGGCCAGATTATTCTGTGGCTGAAAACCCTGAAGTAATTCCACCATCTAGTGTGCATTGCATGGAAGAGAATGATGCCATGCTCAAAATATCTGTTCCTTCATGTGAGATACTGACATCGAAAAAGGAAGAGCTTCACCTGAAGTATGACATTTCAAGTCATTCGAAGTCAACAGAAAATCTGACTAATGTTGAAAATTGTAGAAGTCAAGGACTAGAAGTTGACGGTGAAAATGCTGGATCCCTTCTGCAGAAGGAAACACAAGATGGATACAGTGAGTTAGGTTGCAATAGCAAGGCTAGTTTATGTCATGATAATGATATTAATTCCAGGGTCAGGGACACCAAGTCATCTAGTGTCACTGGACAAGATATGGTCATTGGCCTCCTTCCAAAAGATTGTATTGTTGAGGATGCTAGTGGTGATCAGAATTCTAGGAACAATATCAAGCAGTTAGAGATGGAGTCAAGGGATGATATGAAGCAAACACTATCAAG CAGGACTAGAAGTATGTCTCCGAGTGCTGAGATTAAGAACAGAAACAAACGACCAAAAATTATATGTGACTTTTTTGCTAAGGGATGGTGTATCAGAGGTAGTTCTTGTAGCTTTCTTCATACAATAGATACTGTGGATAAGACAGATCAGGAGGCTGAAGCTGACTTAGTTACTACTcatcagaagagaaaattgaaaGTGGAAGAAG GTGTTAGGGAAAATGTTCAGAGAATAAGGATG AATGAGCAGGAACAAACTCCTAGTTGGCATCCATCTCAAGAAAAACAGAACTTTACGCCGAGGGACAACTTGTTTCCAGAGAATAGATTTGCATTTAGTTCAACAAGCAATTGTTTCAATCCAAAGCAGGATGGAATGGCTACTCTTCGGAACCAACATATGTACAAAGGATATGCTTCCACTCTTCTGAGCCATTCACCAAATTCAAGCCTGGTTACTCAATTTCCAGCTTCAAGTATGTCACTCTCTCAGCGGATTTCTTCTCAATCAGCATGTTCATTGCCTTTTAGTTCATCTCTGGGGGCTGGTAATCTGAACGCTCAAACGCTCACATCTAAGTCCACTTTCTCTGGTTCAGGGCGGGAAGATTTTCCTCTGGTTAGTTCTTCCAGCGTTCCATCTTATCCCACTGGATATAAATCAAAAATCTGTTCTTATGATTGGGAACCTTCTGTACCCTTCCGGCCATCCTTTTTTATTACTCCCATGAATGTATCATCTCCTGCAGATCTTTACGACCCTCTTCGAGATAGCATAGAGATACCTAATATAGGGGATGGGTCTTTGAAGGCTTCCCTTTTAATTCAAGGATCTAACGTACTGGCTTCATCACAGGCTCCAATATATGGTGATTCTGCTGGGATTGGGAAATACACGTCCAGTGTTAATGATGACAAAAGTTCTGTATCTtctcataataaattttatgaaaatgagCCAAACAAAAATTCTGTTCCTCATGAAAAAGATTATCTTCCAAATGAAACAGAGATAACGTCGGGAACTTATTCAAACTATCAAAATGGTAAAATTGGCACAGGACAAAATACCTTTGACGTTGCAGATAGTACtaaaaaggagagagaaatgACTGAACATGATGCTAGACGACATGGTGAAGGATCAGGGCATAAAACAAAGAGAGGAGACAGGGATAAGAAAAATCATGAAATAGATGTTGACTTTCAGATGGATGGCAGCATGCAGAAGGAACCAAAGGCACTAAAAATGTTACGTGCAGCTCTTGTTGATCACGTAAAAGAGTTGTTAAAACCAGTTTGGCATGAGGGTCGTCTTAGCAAGGATGCACATATTATGATAGTCAGAAAATCAGTTGACAAGGTTGTTAGCACCATAGAGCCCCATCAGATTCCTACCATAGATACTGCCAAGCAATATGTTTCTTCAAGTCGGGCAAAAATTGCAAAGCTGGTCAAT GGATACGTCAACAAATATGGCAAATCTTGA
- the LOC114187318 gene encoding uncharacterized protein DDB_G0290301 isoform X1 encodes MSLPDSPVPDNIETDPSEDEEEVEEEIEEEEAEEEVEEEEIEEEVEEEDVEEEVEEEEVEEVYEEEVEEEEVEEVEEEEEVEEMELEEEEEEEQEVEEVEVEEEEIEGEEVEEEEEEVEVEVEEEEEEEEEEGEQEVEEGEEEVQEEEGEEEKQEQAVENKKEEQQQQQREAVEEKKEEHPQQQEKVTKEKKEEQRQQPEEAVEEKKKEQEQQQEEAVEEKKKEQQLQQEAMKEKEGQQKGVEAVGEDRLALTGSPPDADEGPKDLSVHMESKEQDKNLGPDYSVAENPEVIPPSSVHCMEENDAMLKISVPSCEILTSKKEELHLKYDISSHSKSTENLTNVENCRSQGLEVDGENAGSLLQKETQDGYSELGCNSKASLCHDNDINSRVRDTKSSSVTGQDMVIGLLPKDCIVEDASGDQNSRNNIKQLEMESRDDMKQTLSSRTRSMSPSAEIKNRNKRPKIICDFFAKGWCIRGSSCSFLHTIDTVDKTDQEAEADLVTTHQKRKLKVEEGVRENVQRIRMNEQEQTPSWHPSQEKQNFTPRDNLFPENRFAFSSTSNCFNPKQDGMATLRNQHMYKGYASTLLSHSPNSSLVTQFPASSMSLSQRISSQSACSLPFSSSLGAGNLNAQTLTSKSTFSGSGREDFPLVSSSSVPSYPTGYKSKICSYDWEPSVPFRPSFFITPMNVSSPADLYDPLRDSIEIPNIGDGSLKASLLIQGSNVLASSQAPIYGDSAGIGKYTSSVNDDKSSVSSHNKFYENEPNKNSVPHEKDYLPNETEITSGTYSNYQNGKIGTGQNTFDVADSTKKEREMTEHDARRHGEGSGHKTKRGDRDKKNHEIDVDFQMDGSMQKEPKALKMLRAALVDHVKELLKPVWHEGRLSKDAHIMIVRKSVDKVVSTIEPHQIPTIDTAKQYVSSSRAKIAKLVNGYVNKYGKS; translated from the exons ATGTCTCTCCCTGATTCTCCTGTGCCCGATAATATCGAGACCGATCCTTCTGAAGACGAGGAAGAAGTCGAAGAAGAAATAGAGGAGGAGGAAGCTGAAGAAGAAGTGGAAGAAGAGGAGATTGAGGAAGAAGTAGAAGAGgaagatgttgaagaagagGTAGAGGAGGAAGAGGTTGAGGAAGTATATGAGGAAGAAGTGGAGGAGGAAGAGGTCGAGGAAGTAGAGGAGGAAGAGGAAGTGGAAGAGATGGAGttagaagaagaggaagaggaagaacaAGAAGTAGAGGAAGtggaagtagaagaagaagaaatagagggagaagaagtagaagaagaagaagaagaagtagaagttgaggtagaggaagaggaagaggaagaggaagaggagggAGAACAAGAAGTAGAAGAAGGGGAGGAAGAAGTCCAAGAGgaggaaggagaagaagagaaaCAAGAACAAGCAGTGGAGAATAAGAAAGAAGagcaacaacagcaacaaaGAGAAGCAGTGGAGGAGAAGAAGGAAGAGCACCCACAACAACAAGAAAAAGTAAcgaaggagaagaaggaagagCAACGACAGCAACCAGAAGAAGCAgtggaggagaagaagaaagagcAAGAACAGCAACAAGAAGAAGCTgtggaggagaagaagaaagagcaacaattgcaacaagaaGCAATGAAAGAGAAGGAGGGACAACAAAAAGGAGTAGAAGCAGTGGGGGAGGACAGATTGGCGTTGACAGGTTCTCCACCCGATGCTGATGAGGGTCCGAAAG ATTTGAGCGTACATATGGAGTCTAAGGAGCAAGACAAAAACTTGGGGCCAGATTATTCTGTGGCTGAAAACCCTGAAGTAATTCCACCATCTAGTGTGCATTGCATGGAAGAGAATGATGCCATGCTCAAAATATCTGTTCCTTCATGTGAGATACTGACATCGAAAAAGGAAGAGCTTCACCTGAAGTATGACATTTCAAGTCATTCGAAGTCAACAGAAAATCTGACTAATGTTGAAAATTGTAGAAGTCAAGGACTAGAAGTTGACGGTGAAAATGCTGGATCCCTTCTGCAGAAGGAAACACAAGATGGATACAGTGAGTTAGGTTGCAATAGCAAGGCTAGTTTATGTCATGATAATGATATTAATTCCAGGGTCAGGGACACCAAGTCATCTAGTGTCACTGGACAAGATATGGTCATTGGCCTCCTTCCAAAAGATTGTATTGTTGAGGATGCTAGTGGTGATCAGAATTCTAGGAACAATATCAAGCAGTTAGAGATGGAGTCAAGGGATGATATGAAGCAAACACTATCAAG CAGGACTAGAAGTATGTCTCCGAGTGCTGAGATTAAGAACAGAAACAAACGACCAAAAATTATATGTGACTTTTTTGCTAAGGGATGGTGTATCAGAGGTAGTTCTTGTAGCTTTCTTCATACAATAGATACTGTGGATAAGACAGATCAGGAGGCTGAAGCTGACTTAGTTACTACTcatcagaagagaaaattgaaaGTGGAAGAAG GTGTTAGGGAAAATGTTCAGAGAATAAGGATG AATGAGCAGGAACAAACTCCTAGTTGGCATCCATCTCAAGAAAAACAGAACTTTACGCCGAGGGACAACTTGTTTCCAGAGAATAGATTTGCATTTAGTTCAACAAGCAATTGTTTCAATCCAAAGCAGGATGGAATGGCTACTCTTCGGAACCAACATATGTACAAAGGATATGCTTCCACTCTTCTGAGCCATTCACCAAATTCAAGCCTGGTTACTCAATTTCCAGCTTCAAGTATGTCACTCTCTCAGCGGATTTCTTCTCAATCAGCATGTTCATTGCCTTTTAGTTCATCTCTGGGGGCTGGTAATCTGAACGCTCAAACGCTCACATCTAAGTCCACTTTCTCTGGTTCAGGGCGGGAAGATTTTCCTCTGGTTAGTTCTTCCAGCGTTCCATCTTATCCCACTGGATATAAATCAAAAATCTGTTCTTATGATTGGGAACCTTCTGTACCCTTCCGGCCATCCTTTTTTATTACTCCCATGAATGTATCATCTCCTGCAGATCTTTACGACCCTCTTCGAGATAGCATAGAGATACCTAATATAGGGGATGGGTCTTTGAAGGCTTCCCTTTTAATTCAAGGATCTAACGTACTGGCTTCATCACAGGCTCCAATATATGGTGATTCTGCTGGGATTGGGAAATACACGTCCAGTGTTAATGATGACAAAAGTTCTGTATCTtctcataataaattttatgaaaatgagCCAAACAAAAATTCTGTTCCTCATGAAAAAGATTATCTTCCAAATGAAACAGAGATAACGTCGGGAACTTATTCAAACTATCAAAATGGTAAAATTGGCACAGGACAAAATACCTTTGACGTTGCAGATAGTACtaaaaaggagagagaaatgACTGAACATGATGCTAGACGACATGGTGAAGGATCAGGGCATAAAACAAAGAGAGGAGACAGGGATAAGAAAAATCATGAAATAGATGTTGACTTTCAGATGGATGGCAGCATGCAGAAGGAACCAAAGGCACTAAAAATGTTACGTGCAGCTCTTGTTGATCACGTAAAAGAGTTGTTAAAACCAGTTTGGCATGAGGGTCGTCTTAGCAAGGATGCACATATTATGATAGTCAGAAAATCAGTTGACAAGGTTGTTAGCACCATAGAGCCCCATCAGATTCCTACCATAGATACTGCCAAGCAATATGTTTCTTCAAGTCGGGCAAAAATTGCAAAGCTGGTCAAT GGATACGTCAACAAATATGGCAAATCTTGA